One stretch of Thermoplasmata archaeon DNA includes these proteins:
- a CDS encoding ABC transporter permease, producing MATAPAYGWSRGRSTLASIRLCVLQFVADPQWLIPSMIAPVIFGLVAFGLFANSGPNFLVYAILGAGMMSMWGQTLYGSGWATGQDRVWGTLEPTLQAPTPYLYVVLGRVLWNVVSGLIGGLIVYVVVVTVNGSAPTLPNPAEFALLFVFVMLTLASVGTLLAAVYVYTRYAGFIQNIGEFAFYVGTGCMFPVVLLPFWTNPIGLLFPPTWALDALRYNGIPGYVGFSWGFGWDMVGAIATTAVYLGISTSVFRRVERRVLEKGSLGDY from the coding sequence ATGGCGACCGCTCCGGCCTACGGCTGGTCCCGAGGGCGCTCGACGCTCGCGTCGATACGGCTGTGCGTCCTGCAGTTCGTCGCGGACCCGCAATGGCTGATCCCCTCGATGATCGCCCCGGTCATCTTCGGCCTCGTCGCCTTCGGCCTGTTCGCCAACTCCGGGCCGAACTTCCTTGTCTATGCGATCCTCGGGGCCGGCATGATGAGCATGTGGGGCCAGACGCTCTACGGGAGCGGCTGGGCCACCGGACAGGACCGGGTCTGGGGCACTCTCGAACCCACGCTGCAGGCGCCAACGCCGTACCTCTACGTCGTTCTGGGGCGGGTGCTGTGGAACGTCGTTTCCGGATTGATCGGGGGCCTGATCGTCTACGTTGTCGTCGTCACGGTCAACGGCTCGGCCCCGACGCTGCCCAACCCGGCCGAGTTCGCCCTCCTCTTCGTGTTCGTCATGCTGACCCTCGCGAGCGTCGGTACTCTGCTCGCCGCGGTCTACGTCTACACCCGCTACGCCGGGTTCATTCAGAACATCGGCGAGTTCGCCTTCTACGTGGGCACGGGCTGCATGTTCCCGGTCGTTCTCCTGCCGTTTTGGACCAACCCGATCGGCCTCCTGTTCCCCCCGACGTGGGCGCTCGATGCCCTGCGGTACAACGGGATCCCCGGGTACGTGGGGTTCTCGTGGGGGTTCGGCTGGGACATGGTCGGCGCGATCGCCACCACGGCCGTGTACCTGGGGATCTCCACGTCGGTCTTCCGCCGCGTAGAGCGCCGAGTGCTCGAGAAGGGTAGCTTGGGGGATTACTGA